From the Bacteroidales bacterium genome, the window ATCAGAGAGGGGCTGCCAATGGCAAGCGCGTTCAGGCGCAGGGCGGAGCGAAAAACCCGCTTATTGTGATGCCCGATGCGGAGATGGAAATGACCGCCAGGATCATTGCCGACAGTGTATACGGATGTGCCGGTCAGCGTTGCCTGGCTGCTTCAAACATAGTAACAGTGGGGGATACCAAAGGAACAATTCGAGAAGCAGTGTTTGAAGCCGCAAAAAACAAAGTCACCGGGTTTGGCCTGGACGAAGGCGTAGAGATGGGTCCGCTTATCACCCCCGAAAGCAAATTGCGGGTGGAGCAGCTAATTGATCAGGGAGTGGCTGAAGGGGCCAGGCTTCTTCTGGATGGCCGGGGAGCTAAGATCCCGGGCTACGAAAAGGGGAACTTCATTAAGCCGACCATACTGGAAAATGTGTCCCCGGATGGCGAGCTTGTTCGGACGGAAATATTCGGCCCGGTGATGAGCCTGCTTTCCATGGACAGCCTGGATCGGGCCATCGAGTTTGTGAATGGAAACAGCTATGGGAACATGGCCTGTCTGTTCACCTCCAGCGGCCTGAGTGCACGGACTTTCCGCAACCGGGCCAATGCCGGCAATATAGGAATCAACATCGGAGTGGCCGCTCCCATGGCCCAGTTCCCTTTCAGTGGATGGAACGACAGTTTCTTTGGGGATCTGCATGGACAGGGCCGGCATGCCATTGAGTTTTATACCCAGACGAAGGTGGTTATCGAGCGCTGGCCCAGGGAGTGGTCTCGCAAGTTTTAAAGCGACATGACATGAATTATACGGATAATCAATAAATTGAAATTTTCTTGAGAATGATACAGATAGCCAACGCACCCTGTTCCTGGGGTGCTTTAGAATTCGACCTGGAGGGTGAATCCTCCGGGTACCAGCAGGTTCTGGACGAGATGGTGGAAACCGGATATGCCGGGACTGAGCTGGGCGACTGGGGCTTTATGCCCACCTCTCCCCTGGAATTACAAGAGGTTCTGAGCATCCGGAACCTGGAGCTTCTGGGGGCCTTTGTCCCGGTGGCCCTGGCAAAGAGTGATGCCCATAAGGCCGGGGTGGAGCTGGCACTGAAAACAGCCGGACTAATGCAAGAGGCTGGCTATCCCGGGGCATTTATTGTCCTGGCCGATGAGAATGGTTCCGTGGAAGAGCGCACTAAAAATGCCGGGCGTATTACGCCGGCCATGGGGCTGGGGGAGCAACAGTGGCGCACCTTTTCCTCCGGGGCAGAGCTGGTGGCCCGGGCGGTGAAAGAACGCTACGGAATGAGAACTGTATTTCACCATCATTGCGGGGGCTATGTGGAGACCCCGGGGGAAGTGGCAAAACTGATGGAACTGACCGATCCCGGCCTGTTGGGCCTCTGCCTTGATATGGGCCATTATGCCTTTGGAGGAGGGGATCCGGTGGAAGCGCTGGAGAAGTATTATTCCAGGATCTGGCATCTGCATTTTAAGGATTTCGACCCCGGGGTGGGAGAGCAGGTGCGAAGGAAATCTTACGACTATTTTAAATCGGTGGAACAGGGCGTATTCTGCGAACTGGGAAAGGGAAATGTGGATTTCAAAGCCATCGTTCAAATACTGAAAGACAAAGCTTATGAGGGATGGATCGTCGTAGAGCAGGACGTACTGCCCGGGATGGGCTCCCCGAAATGTTGTGCGGCCAGCAACCGGAATTACATCAAATCAATGGGATTATAGGATCATAAAACAAACAAATGATGAAAACGATTAATGTAGCAATTGCCGGCCTGGGCCGAATAGGCAAGATTCACCTGGAAAATCTGGCACGGAACTTCAGTGAAATCAAGGTGGTGGCGGCCATGGATCCATTGGAAGAATCCAGGGAAATCGCCGAAAAGTTCAGGGTCCCGGTGTTCGCAGAAACCTTCGAAAAGCTGCTGGCAGTGCCGGATCTGGATGCTGTGGTGATCTGCTCGCCCACAGATACACATGCCGACTATGTCATCCGGGCCGCCAGGGCAGGGAAGCAGATTTTTTGCGAGAAACCCCTGGACCTCTCCCTGGAACGGGTGCAGGAGGTCCTGGAGGTGGTAAAAGAATCCGGGGTACAGCTGATGCTGGGCTTTAACCGCCGCTTTGATCCGGAGTTCAGGAAGATCCGGAGCCTGGTGGAAAGCGATGCGGTGGGAGATCCGCAGATTATAAAAATTAGCAGTCGCGATCCGGGCCCTCCTCCCGTTTCTTATATCCGGGTATCCGGAGGAATGTTCCTGGATATGACCATCCATGATTTTGATATGGCCCGTTACATCTCCGGGAAAGAGGTGAAAGAGGTATTTGCAAAAGCGGCTGTGAAGGTGGATCCTGAGATTGGTCAGGCCGGGGACGTGGATACCGCGGTGATCACCCTTACCTTTGAGGATGATTCCATGGCTGTGATCGACAATTGCAGAAAGGCAGCCTATGGCTACGATCAGCGCCTGGAGGTGTTCGGAAGCAAGGGAATGGCGCAGGCCGGGAACCATTTCCCAAACAACCACAAACTATATACAGAAGAAGGGGTATCGGGCGACCTTCCCCTCCACTTTTTCCTGGAGCGCTATGATGCCTCCTACAATCAGGAGATCCGTGAATTTATCGATGCCCTGCTATCGGGAAGCGATATGCCCGTGGGGGGATCGGACGGACTGATCTCCATAGCCATCGGACTGGCAGCCAAAAAATCGGTTCAGGAAAACCGGCCCGTTCTGATGACGGAAATCTTAAAATGATTTAACTCAGATTAAACTCCCCGCAGATGAAAACCAGGATATCCTTTTTGCTGTTGCTGCTGTTCCTGACAGCCTGTGCAGAAAAATCCAAAGACTGTCCGGACCGGACCTTTTCGGAAGCCCCTGGTTTCTGCCTGCAAAACCGTGCGCCTCTTTTTCCCAAAAAATACCTGGAGCTTCCCCTGGGTTCCATTCGTCCTGAGGGCTGGCTCCTGCAGCAGCTGGAGCTGATGCGGGACGGGATGACCGGTCACCTCGATGAATGGTACCCCTCGGTGGTAGGCGAGCGGAACGGCTGGCTGGGAGGCGATGGCGATGGCTGGGAGCGCGGGGTATACTGGCTGGA encodes:
- a CDS encoding sugar phosphate isomerase/epimerase, whose protein sequence is MIQIANAPCSWGALEFDLEGESSGYQQVLDEMVETGYAGTELGDWGFMPTSPLELQEVLSIRNLELLGAFVPVALAKSDAHKAGVELALKTAGLMQEAGYPGAFIVLADENGSVEERTKNAGRITPAMGLGEQQWRTFSSGAELVARAVKERYGMRTVFHHHCGGYVETPGEVAKLMELTDPGLLGLCLDMGHYAFGGGDPVEALEKYYSRIWHLHFKDFDPGVGEQVRRKSYDYFKSVEQGVFCELGKGNVDFKAIVQILKDKAYEGWIVVEQDVLPGMGSPKCCAASNRNYIKSMGL
- a CDS encoding CoA-acylating methylmalonate-semialdehyde dehydrogenase produces the protein MEILKNYINGQWTTGREKASREVLNPASQELLARIPFGPGTAADVEEAVAAASKALEEWRQIPVMRRVQPLYKLKSLLEEHMEEIARLITLECGKSFAESVAEMQRGIENVETACATPTLLQSEFSENIATGIDEFMIRQPVGVTACISPFNFPGMIPFWFMPYALACGNSFILKPSEKVPLTMMRVFELIDRLDLPKGLVNLVHGGKESVDALLDHPEVKAISFVGSTAVARYIYQRGAANGKRVQAQGGAKNPLIVMPDAEMEMTARIIADSVYGCAGQRCLAASNIVTVGDTKGTIREAVFEAAKNKVTGFGLDEGVEMGPLITPESKLRVEQLIDQGVAEGARLLLDGRGAKIPGYEKGNFIKPTILENVSPDGELVRTEIFGPVMSLLSMDSLDRAIEFVNGNSYGNMACLFTSSGLSARTFRNRANAGNIGINIGVAAPMAQFPFSGWNDSFFGDLHGQGRHAIEFYTQTKVVIERWPREWSRKF
- the iolG gene encoding inositol 2-dehydrogenase; translated protein: MKTINVAIAGLGRIGKIHLENLARNFSEIKVVAAMDPLEESREIAEKFRVPVFAETFEKLLAVPDLDAVVICSPTDTHADYVIRAARAGKQIFCEKPLDLSLERVQEVLEVVKESGVQLMLGFNRRFDPEFRKIRSLVESDAVGDPQIIKISSRDPGPPPVSYIRVSGGMFLDMTIHDFDMARYISGKEVKEVFAKAAVKVDPEIGQAGDVDTAVITLTFEDDSMAVIDNCRKAAYGYDQRLEVFGSKGMAQAGNHFPNNHKLYTEEGVSGDLPLHFFLERYDASYNQEIREFIDALLSGSDMPVGGSDGLISIAIGLAAKKSVQENRPVLMTEILK